A window of Quercus robur chromosome 12, dhQueRobu3.1, whole genome shotgun sequence genomic DNA:
aaatttcacCTGAAAGTGAATTTCAAATGTTGTTTTCCATTTCATTAGTTGACAATAATGATCCTATGCCTGAGTTCTCATATGATTTTAAGAACCATGattaataatttttgaaatttgcaTTGCTTGATTGTTAAAAGCAGTTTGTTCTGATCAAGAATTAACTTGGGAAAATTTTCTGATCAGGGCCGTAAGGAGTGATGatgtttcaataaaaattacacACTGTGGAGTTTGTTATGCTGATGTAGCTTGGACCAGGAATGAACATGGGGATTCAAAGTATCCTTTGGTGCCTGGGTAAGTGGACAAACTGTATACTATGagaagttttagaattttatgaactgataaaaatgtaatatttgcACACCAGACATGAGATTGTTGGCATTGTGCAAGAGGTCGGCTCTAATGTTAACCGCTTCAAAGTTGGTGACCACGTTGGAGTAGGAACTTATGTCAATTCATGTAGAGATTGTGACTATTGTAACGATGAAGAAGAAGTTCATTGTGTAAAGGGACCAGTTTTAACCTTTAATGGGGTGGATGATGATGGTACTATTACAAAAGGAGGATATTCCAGCTATATTGTTGTCCATGATAGGTAAGTATTCTTTGATGCTACTGTattctctttcttcattttcctATAGATGCAAAATTCACTattacataataatataaaccacaaacacccccccccccccccccccaacccaaaaacaaaaccctGGTTTAAATAAATGTTTCTGCTGGAGGCAATTTGATGTGATAATTGTGACCTTTTAGCTTTATACTCATGGGATTTGGCAAGTTTTTCACAAATTAAGAATATAAGTTTTGGTCTTGCAGGTACTGCTTCAGGATACCTGATGACTACCCATTGGCTTCAGCAGCTCCTTTGCTTTGTGCTGGAATCACCGTGTACAGTCCCATGATACGCCACAAGATGAACCAACCTGGTAAATCTCTGGGAGTGATTGGACTTGGAGGTCTTGGTCACATGGCAGTGAAGTTTGGGAAGGCGTTTGGGTTGAATGTGACTGTTCTCAGCACTAGCATATCCAAGAAAGAGGAAGCTCTAACTTTGCTTGGTGCAGACAAATTTGTGGTCTCATCTGACCAAGAGCAGATGAAGGTAGATTTAcataaaatttcttataaagatttttttttttaattttatgaacaagctgaatttattgaaaaaaacacACGACAACAAGTCTTACAAGCGGCATGGCATGATTTTCCACATCAGTAGGCCCTAATTCAATATCCATTTCTGAATCTGTGGCCACTATTTAAGAAATTGAACCACAAGTAACAGTATCGTACCTTATTATCATTCCCACTCTGATTTTCCAATCCTGATTAGACAGCATTTGTTGCCCTGTTAACATTAGAAATATTGAAATTGTTTACCTATCTTTATGGATTGTTGTATTGATTGTTAGCATGCTATTTGCAGGACGAGGCTAAGTCATTAGACTTTATAATTGACACAGCAGCCGGTGATCACCCATTTGATCCATACATGTCACTGTTGAAAACTGGTGGCGTTCTAGCCCTAGTGGGATTCCCAAGTGAAGTCAAATTCCATCCTGCAAGCCTTAACATAGGTACTTTGACAACTTTTAGTTTTGAAGAGTTTAATGCAATTTTAAGAACTCTTTTAGTTGGGGATAGCTTTCTCAGCTTGAGTGTAATATTGAACAACATTTATTGATCTTTCGACAGGAATGAAAACCGTTTCTGGTAGCATTACAGGTGGTACAAAGTTGACACGAGAAATGATAGACTTCTGTGCTGCTCATAAAGTTTACCCAAACATAGAAATAATTCCAATTCACTATGCAAATGAAGCTCTTGAGAGGCTAATAAAAAGAGATGTGAGGTATCGGTTTGTGATTGATATTGAGAACTCCCTGAAATGATATTGctaaagacaaaagaaagttCCTCTTCTCGATAGGTATGTTCATATATTAGGTACAGTGAAGGTATTGGATCAAATGTTGAAACTCAAAAGCATAAAGTTATTGGCTCTTCGTTGTTGGATGGTGAGCATTTACTTGTATAAAAGCGTCTGGTGTTGATCTTCTGCATCATGCAAGTGGTTAACTAGCTTGAAATAAGTGAATTGGTTGTTGAGTGGTATTGTGAGGAACGGTTTTACTTGCATACTAGCCTGAAATAAGTGAATGCATTGTTGAGCAATTTTATGAGGAGTGgtttaataaaaatcaaaagtgTGAACCCTTTTGTATCATATTCCATTAGTCCTGTCACCTGTGCAGGTGCTTGTGggaacaatgttttttttttttttttggttaaagtaATATCATGTTGCGCCATCTTATCCGCCACAT
This region includes:
- the LOC126708878 gene encoding probable cinnamyl alcohol dehydrogenase 1, with the translated sequence MSSLSANEDCLGWAARDASGFLSPYSFNRRAVRSDDVSIKITHCGVCYADVAWTRNEHGDSKYPLVPGHEIVGIVQEVGSNVNRFKVGDHVGVGTYVNSCRDCDYCNDEEEVHCVKGPVLTFNGVDDDGTITKGGYSSYIVVHDRYCFRIPDDYPLASAAPLLCAGITVYSPMIRHKMNQPGKSLGVIGLGGLGHMAVKFGKAFGLNVTVLSTSISKKEEALTLLGADKFVVSSDQEQMKDEAKSLDFIIDTAAGDHPFDPYMSLLKTGGVLALVGFPSEVKFHPASLNIGMKTVSGSITGGTKLTREMIDFCAAHKVYPNIEIIPIHYANEALERLIKRDVRYRFVIDIENSLK